The Natrinema salifodinae genome includes a window with the following:
- a CDS encoding DUF4350 domain-containing protein — MSWHAGLLGDGDVDWPRVLLLALAATVVLTVGAVAATSSASFGPYNPTWDGSSEFREDVQAAPGVEHHLIRDAAEYEELPANDTVAFVVAPDEPYEDEDAARVREFVAEGGTLVVLENRDGASNELLADVGAEARADGRLLRDEQHHFRGPTMPVAADVGNHTLATGIEQLTFNYATAVDPGNATVLVATSEFAYLGSEDDGLDAGDELRSYPVATAENVSNGQVVVVGDPSVTINAMYDEPDNAAFVRGLYDDADHVVVDRSHGDDVPPLTAAVLTVRDSPWLQLLVGTAGIGLVAVLSRVRVRSVLETVRAVLPARFRSVEGRSGGGGSESSRLGLSEHDRVEYLRRRHPEWDDDQVKRMATAFNNHRMEEDGYE, encoded by the coding sequence ATGAGCTGGCACGCGGGGCTGCTCGGCGACGGCGATGTCGACTGGCCGCGGGTCCTGTTGCTCGCGCTCGCGGCTACCGTGGTCCTCACGGTCGGAGCCGTCGCCGCGACGTCGTCGGCCTCGTTCGGGCCGTACAATCCCACGTGGGACGGCTCCTCGGAGTTCCGCGAGGACGTGCAGGCCGCTCCGGGCGTCGAGCACCATCTGATCCGCGACGCCGCCGAGTACGAGGAGCTGCCGGCGAACGACACGGTCGCGTTCGTCGTCGCGCCGGACGAGCCCTACGAGGACGAAGATGCTGCGCGCGTCCGCGAGTTCGTCGCCGAGGGCGGGACGCTCGTCGTCCTCGAGAACCGCGACGGGGCGAGCAACGAGTTACTGGCCGACGTCGGCGCCGAGGCGAGGGCGGACGGCCGACTCCTGCGGGACGAACAACACCACTTCCGCGGCCCGACGATGCCGGTCGCCGCGGACGTCGGGAACCACACGCTCGCGACCGGCATCGAGCAACTGACGTTCAACTACGCGACCGCCGTCGATCCCGGAAACGCGACGGTGCTGGTCGCGACCAGCGAGTTCGCGTACCTCGGGAGCGAGGACGACGGACTGGACGCGGGCGACGAACTCCGTTCGTATCCGGTCGCCACGGCCGAGAACGTCAGCAACGGGCAGGTAGTCGTCGTCGGCGATCCGAGCGTCACGATCAACGCGATGTACGACGAGCCGGACAACGCCGCGTTCGTCCGCGGACTCTACGACGACGCCGATCACGTCGTCGTCGACCGCTCCCACGGCGACGACGTGCCGCCGCTGACCGCCGCGGTCCTGACGGTCCGGGACTCGCCGTGGCTCCAACTCCTCGTCGGGACCGCAGGCATCGGCCTGGTCGCGGTCCTCTCGCGGGTGCGCGTCCGGTCCGTTCTCGAGACCGTCCGGGCCGTGCTGCCCGCGCGATTCCGGTCGGTCGAGGGACGCAGTGGCGGCGGCGGGAGTGAATCGAGCCGTCTCGGGCTCTCCGAGCACGATCGCGTCGAATACCTCCGCCGACGCCACCCTGAGTGGGATGATGATCAGGTAAAACGAATGGCAACAGCGTTTAACAATCACCGTATGGAAGAGGACGGCTACGAATGA
- a CDS encoding ABC transporter permease, with translation MADEPETRDRERGREHGRGSRRQQWLGLCRLSLDRLAARLRRHPRRTGVTVSLVALTIALLLVVTGIAVGLAGESTTDESEIRVVPEGGGTLSSVIDVEGPRLGDTHGRTATIDDRDDVAHATPILTELVRLRTADGETETALALGVVPPAKPTEIEGVSTAGLEPGDPHFANGSFDGPRTDEIVVTDAVANDLNATAADDIAIGSPRSQLSGAGGQQRQAEDEADENRSRTPAGVRTVTVTAVDDTETTDLAGELPLVVVHLSELQTLTGADDGDLADQVLVEAGSDASTGTVEAAAEDAYPNATVRAGGDGGVASIRSDDLALATSLVALVVAVAICSLFVATAAALTIERDRRTIAALAAVGFSLRSRLAVVALTTLGLTLAGALAGVGLGVVGIAVTNRVATATVAPEPIAALRPVLAPYAVGVALIAGVLALPYPLYLVARTNVVAELGR, from the coding sequence ATGGCTGACGAACCCGAGACCCGCGATCGCGAGCGAGGGAGAGAACACGGCCGCGGCAGCCGCCGCCAGCAGTGGCTCGGCCTCTGCCGGCTCTCGCTCGACCGCCTGGCCGCGCGACTGCGCCGGCATCCGAGACGGACCGGGGTGACGGTCTCGCTGGTCGCGCTCACGATCGCACTGTTGCTCGTCGTCACCGGGATTGCGGTCGGCCTGGCGGGCGAGTCGACGACCGACGAATCCGAGATCCGCGTCGTCCCCGAGGGCGGCGGCACGCTCTCGTCGGTGATCGACGTCGAGGGGCCGCGCCTCGGGGACACCCACGGGCGGACGGCGACGATCGACGACCGCGACGACGTTGCGCACGCGACGCCGATCCTCACGGAGCTCGTGCGGCTCCGGACCGCCGACGGGGAGACCGAAACCGCGCTCGCGCTGGGCGTCGTGCCGCCGGCCAAACCGACCGAGATCGAAGGCGTCTCGACGGCCGGACTCGAGCCGGGCGATCCGCACTTCGCGAACGGGTCGTTCGACGGCCCGCGGACGGACGAAATCGTCGTGACGGACGCCGTCGCGAACGACCTCAACGCGACGGCGGCGGACGACATCGCGATCGGAAGTCCGCGGTCGCAACTGTCGGGGGCGGGGGGACAGCAACGGCAGGCGGAGGACGAAGCGGACGAAAACCGATCTCGAACCCCCGCCGGCGTCCGAACCGTAACGGTGACCGCCGTCGACGACACCGAAACCACCGATCTAGCCGGCGAGCTACCGCTGGTCGTGGTCCACTTGAGCGAACTCCAGACGCTGACCGGCGCCGACGACGGCGACCTCGCCGACCAGGTGCTCGTCGAAGCCGGTTCGGACGCGTCGACGGGAACGGTCGAGGCGGCGGCCGAAGACGCGTATCCGAACGCGACGGTCCGGGCCGGCGGCGACGGCGGGGTGGCGTCGATTCGAAGCGACGACCTCGCGCTCGCGACGAGCCTGGTGGCGCTGGTCGTCGCGGTCGCGATCTGTTCGCTGTTCGTCGCGACCGCGGCGGCGCTGACGATCGAGCGGGACCGGCGGACGATCGCCGCGCTCGCGGCGGTCGGCTTCTCGCTTCGCTCGCGCCTGGCCGTCGTCGCGCTGACGACGCTCGGGCTGACGCTGGCGGGCGCGCTGGCCGGGGTCGGCCTCGGCGTCGTCGGGATCGCAGTGACGAACCGCGTGGCGACGGCGACCGTCGCCCCGGAACCGATCGCGGCGCTCCGGCCGGTCCTCGCGCCCTACGCCGTCGGAGTGGCGCTGATCGCCGGCGTGCTCGCGCTTCCGTACCCGCTCTACCTCGTCGCACGAACGAACGTCGTCGCCGAACTGGGGCGGTAA
- a CDS encoding ABC transporter ATP-binding protein: MAADPPPNANEPATAADAARANADAGTNASAPVTVRCEDVTHEYGDRSGRLRSDPSRSVTALRDASFTARAGEVVGFVGPSGSGKSTALHVVGGLLEPTAGTVDVLGTDLTRLSASERTALRRDRVGFVFQEFHLLPSLTARTNVALPLIERGVARRVRRRRATDLLERVGLADRADHRPSELSGGERQRVAIARALVTDPDLVLADEPTGELDTATGERVLDLLVDVADDRTVLIATHDERAVAVTDRVLRLLDGTVTSGTSDG, from the coding sequence ATGGCGGCCGATCCACCACCGAACGCGAACGAGCCGGCGACTGCGGCGGACGCGGCTCGAGCGAACGCGGATGCGGGCACGAACGCGTCCGCCCCCGTCACCGTTCGCTGCGAGGACGTCACTCACGAGTACGGCGACCGTTCCGGGCGGTTGCGGTCCGACCCCTCCCGATCGGTCACCGCGCTCCGCGACGCCTCGTTTACGGCCCGTGCCGGCGAGGTCGTCGGATTCGTCGGACCAAGCGGGAGCGGGAAGTCGACGGCCCTCCACGTCGTCGGCGGACTGCTCGAGCCGACCGCGGGGACCGTCGACGTGCTCGGCACGGATCTCACGCGACTCTCGGCGAGCGAACGGACCGCACTGCGGCGCGATCGCGTCGGATTCGTCTTTCAGGAGTTTCACCTGCTCCCGTCGCTGACCGCGCGCACCAATGTCGCCCTCCCGCTGATCGAACGCGGGGTGGCCCGCCGAGTGCGACGGCGGCGAGCGACCGACCTGCTCGAACGGGTCGGCCTGGCCGATCGCGCGGACCACCGACCGAGCGAACTCAGCGGCGGCGAGCGACAGCGCGTCGCGATCGCGCGGGCGCTGGTGACCGATCCCGACCTCGTGTTGGCCGACGAACCGACCGGCGAACTCGACACGGCGACCGGCGAACGGGTGCTCGACCTCCTCGTCGACGTCGCGGACGACCGGACGGTCCTGATCGCGACCCACGACGAGCGGGCGGTCGCGGTGACCGATCGCGTGCTTCGACTGCTCGACGGAACGGTAACGAGCGGGACGAGCGATGGCTGA
- a CDS encoding AAA family ATPase — MSSDDDPVDEPSADPSAVYDLLRAEIDRVLIGNDEAVEYLAISLITRGHLLLEGVPGIAKTTLANLFARTTGLEYNRIQLTPDTLPADITGTHIYRQSTETFELQRGPVFANLVVADEINRATPKTQSALLEAMEERRVTIEGETLSLPDPFMVVATQNPIEAEGVFQLPEAQRDRFQFKLTLDLPDRSDERELLDRFDSDPDLGPGDVDQVIRPRELVDARETVREVHVAPPVKEYVLDLVAATRDHADVSHGASPRATLAFLNGSKARAAIRGRDYVIPDDVKSMAEPVLRHRLVMSTDADLSNVDPTDVVADIVDTIEPPGADASDAPEAPMASDGGNESVEKR; from the coding sequence ATGAGTAGCGACGATGATCCGGTCGACGAACCGAGCGCCGATCCGAGCGCCGTCTACGACCTGCTGCGCGCCGAGATCGACCGCGTCTTGATCGGTAACGATGAGGCAGTCGAGTACCTGGCGATCTCGCTGATAACTCGCGGCCACCTCCTGCTCGAGGGGGTTCCGGGGATCGCGAAGACGACGCTTGCGAACCTCTTCGCGCGGACGACCGGCCTCGAGTACAATCGCATCCAGCTGACGCCCGATACCCTGCCGGCCGACATCACCGGCACGCACATCTACCGACAGAGCACGGAGACGTTCGAACTGCAGCGCGGCCCCGTCTTCGCCAACCTCGTCGTCGCCGACGAGATCAACCGCGCGACGCCGAAGACCCAGAGCGCGCTACTCGAGGCGATGGAGGAACGGCGCGTGACCATCGAGGGCGAGACGCTCTCCCTGCCCGACCCCTTCATGGTCGTCGCGACCCAGAACCCGATCGAGGCCGAGGGCGTCTTCCAGCTCCCGGAGGCCCAGCGCGATCGCTTCCAGTTCAAGCTCACGCTCGATCTCCCCGATCGGAGCGACGAACGGGAGCTGCTCGACCGCTTCGACAGCGATCCGGACCTCGGCCCCGGCGACGTCGATCAGGTCATCAGGCCGCGGGAGCTCGTCGACGCGCGCGAGACCGTCCGCGAGGTCCACGTCGCCCCGCCGGTCAAGGAGTACGTGCTCGACCTGGTCGCCGCGACGCGGGACCACGCGGACGTCTCCCACGGCGCCTCGCCGCGCGCGACGCTCGCCTTCCTCAACGGCTCGAAAGCCCGCGCCGCGATCCGCGGCCGCGACTACGTGATCCCCGACGATGTGAAGTCGATGGCCGAGCCGGTGTTGCGCCACCGCCTGGTGATGAGCACGGACGCTGACCTCAGTAACGTCGATCCGACCGACGTCGTCGCGGACATCGTCGACACGATCGAGCCGCCAGGCGCCGACGCGAGCGACGCGCCCGAGGCGCCGATGGCGAGCGACGGCGGGAACGAGTCCGTCGAGAAGCGGTAA
- a CDS encoding DUF58 domain-containing protein, with product MRPTRRGGTVAALAAVLAVLAIIFGRPLPLAGAALVGAWLLAHQYRFARDLERSTASLSVVQSPARTDVRTGDEVPITLAVERDAEPGAETNADTALTVEVEAGLPVAARATTPFAVTLEPTTDRASRTRRVAWPVAGRHDFEQPTVTATDGLFRETLSAGSAPTVTVEPPGPRGIHVGEGGDRIAASYGLHDADRTGTGIEPAELREYVPGDAGNRIDWKATARLMTPYVREYEAETDRRTLLVVDHRGSLATGPPGETKLAFLREVALVVAGTANRHSDPIGLVTVGDGGSTDRIDVAAAAVTYRTIRQRLLDLEPTADPDVPSEPVPVSTARAGSSTGGTEVMPATAAVGRGAEPGGSLLRRRTTPADVQRSLADLEGADDAFTDALRPFYADRQVYRQRMAEDPLYGAVNTAMTATRNGVWTVICTDDSRPTELRETVRLARQSGTAVTVLLAPSVLYEPAGLADVERAYERYVAFEEFRRDLARMDGVTALEVAPTDRLSAVLEAGRSGTESRAEAGAGGDRA from the coding sequence ATGCGTCCTACCCGTCGCGGGGGAACGGTCGCCGCCCTGGCGGCCGTACTCGCCGTCCTCGCAATCATCTTCGGGCGTCCGCTCCCGCTTGCCGGCGCCGCCCTCGTCGGCGCCTGGTTGCTCGCTCACCAGTACCGGTTCGCCCGCGACTTAGAGCGATCGACGGCGTCGCTCTCGGTCGTTCAGTCGCCCGCCCGAACCGACGTTCGAACGGGCGACGAGGTGCCGATCACGCTCGCCGTCGAGCGCGACGCCGAGCCGGGGGCGGAGACGAACGCGGACACGGCCCTGACCGTCGAAGTCGAAGCCGGGCTCCCCGTCGCGGCGCGCGCGACGACTCCCTTCGCAGTCACCCTCGAGCCGACTACCGACCGCGCCTCCCGAACGCGCCGGGTCGCCTGGCCCGTCGCCGGCCGCCACGACTTCGAGCAGCCGACGGTAACGGCGACCGACGGCCTGTTTCGCGAGACGCTGTCGGCGGGATCGGCGCCGACCGTGACGGTCGAACCGCCCGGTCCCCGCGGGATCCACGTCGGGGAGGGCGGCGACCGGATCGCCGCCTCGTACGGCTTACACGACGCCGACCGAACCGGGACGGGGATCGAGCCCGCCGAGCTCCGCGAGTACGTTCCCGGTGACGCGGGCAACCGAATCGACTGGAAGGCGACGGCGCGGCTCATGACGCCGTACGTCCGCGAGTACGAGGCCGAGACCGATCGGCGCACCTTGCTGGTCGTCGACCACCGTGGCTCGCTCGCGACGGGTCCCCCTGGCGAGACGAAACTGGCGTTCCTCCGCGAGGTCGCGCTGGTCGTCGCGGGCACGGCCAACCGGCACAGTGATCCGATCGGCCTGGTGACCGTCGGCGACGGCGGCTCGACCGATCGCATCGACGTGGCCGCCGCGGCCGTCACCTATCGCACGATCCGGCAGCGGTTGCTCGACCTCGAACCGACGGCGGATCCGGACGTGCCGTCCGAGCCGGTACCGGTTTCGACCGCCCGGGCCGGGTCGTCGACCGGCGGGACCGAGGTGATGCCGGCGACCGCGGCAGTCGGACGCGGGGCCGAACCGGGCGGGTCGCTGCTGCGCCGCCGGACGACGCCGGCGGACGTCCAGCGGTCGCTCGCCGACCTCGAAGGGGCGGACGACGCGTTCACGGACGCGTTGCGCCCGTTCTACGCCGATCGGCAGGTCTACCGGCAGCGGATGGCCGAGGACCCGCTGTACGGCGCGGTCAACACCGCGATGACGGCGACGCGAAACGGGGTCTGGACCGTCATCTGCACCGACGACTCGCGGCCGACGGAGCTCCGCGAGACGGTCAGACTCGCCCGACAGAGCGGAACCGCCGTCACGGTCCTGCTCGCGCCGTCGGTCCTCTACGAGCCGGCCGGCCTGGCGGACGTCGAACGGGCCTACGAGCGCTACGTCGCGTTCGAGGAGTTCCGCCGGGACCTCGCGCGGATGGACGGCGTGACGGCTCTGGAGGTCGCGCCGACCGATCGGCTCTCGGCCGTCTTGGAAGCGGGTCGGTCCGGAACCGAGTCGAGGGCCGAGGCCGGAGCCGGAGGTGATCGCGCGTGA